The following are encoded in a window of Podospora pseudoanserina strain CBS 124.78 chromosome 6, whole genome shotgun sequence genomic DNA:
- a CDS encoding hypothetical protein (COG:Q; EggNog:ENOG503NWZS) codes for MSSLLDDWLWILRGNPGATMTSTSSSRWWDSFWPCYSCCQRIWIPSLGTFSHQCLGVVGHVPLWIALLTVTLRYGLGPVWSRYRPTWLRRFAAEETKISAIDQETGDSLGVKRSKWTIWNLSLLLLSVGAPLLGVTGAVIWPENAQVLLMPVGPAVISSTMLVLERPRTLPGAVLMIQGALLLVELALFIVVPDVAGNGWPSTAVWVGELSLTFASILVMLNMPLREPYTESAGISKPFTAPNSDVRSPEDLITAWQWMTVSWLSPLMKVGYSRQLNDDDVWFLALEFQHGRLHTLFRELTGTVLVRLLKANGLDLVITTCLGVLECTVELIEPVLLKQLLGALSSSPPDKRTAMIYAGLTLFGRLVKAQSSVFSIWFCRRNYERSRGEMITMIYEKTLRRKAFTFPGGGTDSIEGASQAQPESPSDGISSETTLTDSESRHSEDADKVEPTRYQRLAAWFHHHYQTIKPFIPQLRTIKTKPDDSPSSTGKIMNILRSDVYDVAQRFWEVPDIFTKPFNFLFSVYLIWKILGPAALSGALVILLGMAVNVLLMKVFVNIERARRSITDVKLQRTSQFVESIRHLRWYDWQDAWLEQIMDSRRAELVKRATANIVSLFIKTINSLVGFLFPLAAFLAYTLISKKPLTVDIAFPALDLFGMLESSLREMPQMFQTLLNARVSMQRIEKFMTEPDRENDDWDGQGGEGSDGPLGKLEIAVERASFSWPGATKEVLKDVTLSCKAGLTMVCGRVGIGKTALLQAVLGELDQHGGERRVPKEVIAYCAQSPWLESMSIRDNILFCSVYDKARFDQVIDACCLRDDLDKFKSKDLTLIGENGVGLSGGQRARVALARALYSRARILLLDDPIAALDHQTATSILQNLFANRQAPLTAGRLIVFVTHRVDIVKRYAYQVIEVVEGGKVQTYSMAELENNERELEHLAALAATQEQEAAPADNGGEGEEPVPDKFIQDEHRVHGGVLVSVYWRYIKAGRIAWWFTMIGFFIAFRAAKVGYFWFLKEWGEGYDDKPANAHRLHALGLSGHPDDLQQAVFSQHVFQQSRVGGLKSWLDLSRYLPSPADNVMPWAVGLLVLSLIQVFTVTCSDIALVGIIYEAGKNLFRETMQRVSNATFRFYDVTPVGRLMNRLTSDMGTVDGSVAVLLQTVTWSTFAWLSAITVIATITPSFLVISVIMTGIFFWIFDSFLPTSQSLRRLETVSLSPLMSNFGTLLEGLATVRAFRAQPHYQNRIVFTTDSFQRMDHFYWSLQSWLQYRFDLLSAFTTFALTLTAVLSGLSGGTVGFVLASAANFVRSTHSLCRRYGELQMQFVSVERIVELLSLEQEPKGSFKPPAAWPLYGDAIVFDNVTLRYAPEFEPVLKNVTFAIPGGTRNVAVTGRTGSGKSTLALSLLGTLHPDAGTGGSIRIGNVNLADVDKHALRKNITFVAQDPVLFAGTLRDNLDPLDERGETERADVLQRVLGMSGDFTLDSPVDGGGKNLSQGQRQLVGLGRAILRRSPVVIMDEATASIDGETARYIQRLLREELRYSTVITIAHKAEAVEGADWEVVLDKGEVVRAGPTGES; via the exons atgTCGTCTCTGCTGGACGATTGGCTCTGGATTTTGCGGGGGAACCCAGGCGCTACTATGACGTCCACGTCATCTTCACGATGGTGGGACAGCTTCTGGCCCTGCTATAGCTGCTGCCAGAGGATATGG ATACCATCACTGGGCACCTTCAGTCATCAATGCCTGGGCGTCGTGGGCCACGTTCCGTTATGGATTGCCTTGCTGACAGTAACACTTCGATATGGGCTTGGCCCGGTGTGGTCAAGGTATCGCCCAACCTGGTTACGCAGATTTGCCGCTGAGGAGACGAAAATCTCTGCTATCGATCAGGAAACGGGCGACTCTTTGGGAGTCAAAAGGTCAAAGTGGACGATATGGAATTTGTCACTCCTGTTGTTGTCTGTTGGAGCTCCCCTGTTGGGCGTTACGGGGGCAGTCATCTGGCCGGAAAATGCTCAGGTTCTCTTGATGCCCGTGGGCCCAGCT GTCATATCTAGCACGATGCTCGTCCTCGAGCGTCCAAGGACCCTTCCAGGCGCCGTCTTGATGATCCAAGGGGCTTTACTTCTGGTGGAACTAGCCTTATTCATTGTGGTTCCCGATGTTGCTGGCAATGGCTGGCCCTCGACGGCTGTCTGGGTTGGCGAACTATCTCTGACCTTCGCCTCGATACTCGTGATGCTGAACATGCCGTTGAGGGAACCCTACACGGAAAGTGCCGGAATCAGCAAGCCATTCACAGCCCCAAACTCTGATGTTCGCAGTCCCGAAGATCTCATCACAGCCTGGCAGTGGATGACTGTGTCGTGGTTAAGCCCATTGATGAAGGTCGGGTACAGCCGGCAACTGAACGACGATGACGTGTGGTTTCTTGCCCTTGAGTTTCAACATGGAAGATTACACACGCTCTTTCGAGAGCTCACTGGCACTGTTCTCGTCCGTCTGCTAAAGGCGAACGGCCTCGACCTCGTGATCACGACATGTCTGGGAGTACTCGAATGCACGGTGGAGCTGATCGAGCCTGTTCTGCTGAAACAGTTGCTCGGTGCACTGTCGTCCAGCCCGCCGGATAAACGAACCGCGATGATCTATGCGGGCCTCACGCTGTTTGGGAGGCTAGTTAAGGCACAGTCGTCTGTCTTTAGTATTTGGTTCTGCCGTCGCAACTACGAGCGCTCTCGTGGAGAGATGATCACCATGATATACGAAAAGACGCTTCGTCGGAAGGCCTTCACTTTTCCCGGTGGCGGTACCGACTCCATCGAGGGCGCCTCCCAGGCTCAGCCCGAATCTCCGTCCGATGGCATCTCCTCGGAAACCACACTTACAGACAGTGAGTCTAGGCACAGCGAAGACGCCGATAAAGTAGAGCCAACCCGATACCAGCGGCTCGCGGCATGGTTCCATCACCATTACCAGACCATCAAGCCCTTCATTCCTCAACTCAGAACGATCAAGACCAAACCCGACgactctccctcctcgaccggCAAGATCATGAATATCTTGCGCAGCGACGTATACGACGTGGCACAGCGCTTCTGGGAGGTACCCGATATCTTTACCAAGCCGTTCAACTTTTTGTTCTCGGTCTACCTTATTTGGAAGATACTTGGACCCGCCGCGCTATCCGGTGCCCTTGTTATTCTACTCGGTATGGCCGTCAACGTTCTCCTTATGAAGGTCTTTGTCAACATTGAGAGAGCTCGCCGGTCAATCACGGACGTCAAGCTTCAAAGAACCTCGCAATTTGTCGAGTCCATCAGACATTTACGCTGGTATGACTGGCAGGACGCCTGGTTGGAACAGATCATGGACAGCAGGAGGGCCGAGCTGGTCAAGAGAGCCACGGCCAACATTGTCTCTCTCTTCATCAAGACGATCAACTCGCTGGTCGGCTTCTTGTTTCCTTTGGCGGCCTTTTTGGCTTACACACTCATCTCCAAGAAACCTTTGACCGTGGATATCGCGTTTCCGGCGCTGGATCTGTTTGGAATGTTAGAAAGTAGTCTGCGGGAGATGCCGCAAATGTTCCAGACGTTGCTTAATGCCAGGGTGTCGATGCAAAGAATCGAGAAGTTTATGACGGAGCCAGACAGGGAGAATGATGACTGGGACGGGCAAGGTGGGGAAGGGTCGGATGGTCCTCTTGGAAAACTGGAGATTGCAGTGGAGAGGGCGTCGTTCTCATGGCCTGGGGCGACGAAGGAGGTCCTCAAAGATGTCACGCTTTCGTGCAAAGCCGGTTTGACCATGGTCTGCGGGAGAGTTGGTATCGGCAAGACGGCACTTCTTCAGGCGGTTTTAGGTGAGCTGGATCAACATGGCGGTGAGAGAAGGGTGCCCAAGGAGGTTATTGCCTATTGTGCCCAATCACCATGGTTGGAGAGCATGAGTATCAGGGACAATATTTTGTTCTGCTCGGTCTACGACAAGGCGCGGTTTGATCAGGTCATCGATGCTTGTTGCCTGCGGGATGACCTTGACAAGTTCAAGTCCAAGGACCTCACGCTGATTGGCGAGAACGGGGTGGGCCTGTCTGGTGGACAGAGGGCTCGCGTGGCTTTGGCCAGGGCTCTTTACAGTCGCGCTCGTATCTTGCTGCTGGATGATCCCATTGCGGCATTGGATCACCAGACGGCAACGAGCATTCTGCAGAATCTCTTTGCCAACAGGCAAGCCCCTCTGACAGCTGGACGGCTGATCGTGTTTGTAACTCATCGAGTGGATATCGTCAAACGCTACGCCTACCAAGTCattgaggttgtcgagggtgGGAAAGTTCAAACGTACAGCATGGCGGAGCTGGAGAATAATGAAAGAGAGCTCGAACACCTGGCTGCCCTGGCTGCTACTCAAGAACAGGAGGCTGCTCCCGCCGAcaatgggggagagggggaagagcCAGTGCCCGACAAGTTTATCCAGGACGAACACCGCGTACATGGCGGCGTGTTGGTATCAGTGTATTGGCGATACATCAAGGCTGGCAGGATTGCCTGGTGGTTTACCATGATCGGTTTCTTTATTGCGTTTAGGGCTGCCAAGGTTGGCTACTTTTGGTTCCTCAAGGAATGGGGTGAGGGATACGATGACAAGCCGGCGAATGCTCACCGCCTACATGCTCTTGGGCTGAGCGGTCACCCAGACGATCTTCAACAAGCAGTCTTCTCTCAACACGTCTTCCAGCAATCTCGAGTTGGTGGCTTGAAGAGCTGGCTTGACTTGAGTCGTTATCTACCCTCGCCAGCCGACAACGTGATGCCCTGGGCTGTCGGCCTCCTGGTGCTCTCCCTCATCCAGGTGTTTACGGTAACGTGCTCTGATATTGCCCTCGTGGGCATCATCTACGAAGCTGGCAAGAACCTGTTCCGCGAGACCATGCAGCGCGTCTCCAACGCCACCTTCCGGTTCTACGACGTCACCCCagtggggaggttgatgaacAGGCTCACGTCTGACATGGGCACCGTTGATGGAAGCGTGGCCGTATTGCTGCAGACTGTGACATGGTCCACGTTTGCCTGGCTGTCTGCCATCACTGTGATTGCCACCATCACGCCGTCATTCCTTGTTATTAGCGTCATCATGACAGGCATCTTCTTCTGGATTTTTGAcagcttcctccccacctctcAGTCATTGCGAAGACTCGAGACGGTGTCGTTATCACCGCTGATGTCCAACTTTGGCACGCTCCTCGAAGGGCTCGCGACGGTTCGCGCCTTCCGGGCCCAGCCACACTACCAAAACCGCATCGTTTTCACCACCGACTCCTTCCAGCGAATGGACCACTTTTATTGGTCGTTACAAAGCTGGCTTCAGTACCGCTTCGATTTGCTCTccgccttcaccacctttgCGTTGACCCTCACGGCCGTCCTCTCGGGTCTCTCGGGTGGTACCGTCGGGTTTGTTCTTGCTTCGGCGGCGAACTTTGTCAGGTCGACTCACAGCCTCTGTCGTCGGTATGGCGAGCTGCAGATGCAGTTTGTCAGCGTCGAGCGCATCGTTGAGCTGCTGAGTCTGGAGCAGGAACCCAAGGGGAGCTTCAAACCGCCAGCTGCCTGGCCTTTGTATGGGGATGCTATTGTATTCGACAATGTTACTTTGCGGTACGCGCCAGAGTTTGAACCCGTGCTCAAGAATGTCACCTTTGCCATTCCAGGCGGCACTCGCAACGTGGCTGTTACTGGTCGCACTGGGTCAGGAAAGAGTACACTGGCATTGAGTCTACTGGGGACATTACACCCCGACGCGGGTACAGGGGGGTCAATCCGCATTGGCAACGTCAACCTTGCGGACGTTGACAAACACGCGCTGAGAAAGAACATCACATTTGTCGCCCAAGACCCGGTTCTGTTCGCCGGTACACTAAGGGATAATCTCGACCCGCTTGACGAGAGAGGGGAGACCGAAAGAGCGGATGTGTTGCAACGGGTGCTGGGGATGTCGGGGGATTTCACGCTCGACAGTCcggtggatggagggggaaagAATTTGTCTCAGGGGCAGAGGCAgctggtggggttggggagggcgattttgaggaggagcccgGTGGTGATTATGGATGAGGCGACGGCGAGTATTGACGGGGAGACGGCGAGGTATATCCAGCgattgttgagggaggagctgaggtATTCTACCGTCATTACGATTGCGCAcaaggcggaggcggtggagggggcggattgggaggttgtgttggacaagggggaggtggtgagggctgGGCCGACGGGAGAAAGTTGA
- a CDS encoding hypothetical protein (EggNog:ENOG503PENV), which translates to MISLGKLRTLPSALAIFVLASTVQGASINFDFYPETAQGCMYAAADASKCETGVVKTTNECLCQNGGGFIKNTASCLGQSSRDDLQQVYDTMSGACRDSRTPMGISEKQFMDFADGATTTSTSITTTTAPTSTTTTSSTTSTPTSTESPPASTEPADEGSQGLPTAALAGIIAGSVVGVAAVAGVVFFLLRKKRKQGEESHPMLPDSYTQPPLSQTAHMSVTPSASGTSGGYVSPPDTGVWPPQDQPKWMPSPEPAKAAYNRASGYNWESPEHLSLPPDTQAQAQAQAHDRYTAFQPFQPHMSTVQPPIHELDVPVGHPAAGGGGPVEMSGTPIQSPGPRWTGQP; encoded by the coding sequence ATGATCAGTCTCGGGAAACTGCGGACGCTTCCCTCTGCTCTCGCCATTTTCGTGCTCGCCTCGACAGTCCAGGGGGCCTCGATCAACTTTGACTTCTATCCCGAAACCGCCCAGGGTTGCATGTACGCGGCGGCCGACGCCTCCAAGTGCGAGACGGGTGTTGTTAAGACAACAAATGAATGCCTCTGCCAAAATGGAGGGGGTTTTATCAAGAACACAGCCTCCTGCCTCGGTCAATCTTCGAGGGATGACCTCCAACAAGTTTATGACACGATGAGCGGTGCTTGCAGGGACTCACGCACGCCTATGGGCATCTCGGAGAAGCAGTTTATGGATTTCGCGGACGGggccacaaccaccagcacATCCATAACGACAACAACTGCTCCAACAAGcacgacgacaacctcctcaacaacaagtACCCCTACCTCGACcgaatcaccaccggcctcaACAGAACCAGCAGACGAAGGAAGCCAAGGGCTACCGACGGCAGCTCTTGCTGGCATCATAGCCGGATcggttgttggggttgctgcGGTGGCTGGAGTGgtcttcttcctgctgcgcaagaagagaaagcaagGCGAGGAATCACATCCGATGCTTCCAGATTCCTACACGCAACCACCGTTGAGCCAGACAGCCCACATGTCTGTTACACCATCGGCAAGTGGCACGAGTGGTGGGTATGTGAGCCCTCCCGACACAGGTGTCTGGCCGCCACAAGATCAACCGAAGTGGATGCCATCGCCAGAGCCCGCGAAGGCTGCGTACAATAGAGCTAGTGGTTACAACTGGGAGTCCCCGGAGCACCTGTCACTTCCCCCAGACACACAAGCCCAGGCTCAGGCGCAGGCCCACGACAGGTACACAGCATTCCAGCCATTCCAACCACACATGTCGACGGTGCAGCCACCCATTCACGAACTGGATGTGCCGGTCGGCCACCCTGCagcgggtggtggaggtcCGGTCGAGATGAGCGGCACACCCATCCAATCACCCGGCCCCAGATGGACTGGACAGCCGTAG